The following DNA comes from Triplophysa dalaica isolate WHDGS20190420 chromosome 5, ASM1584641v1, whole genome shotgun sequence.
TGTAATAGCGTTATCAGTAAAAACAACAAAGCATAGCGCTGAGCTCAATATGTTGTATGTTTTCAACAGAGGCTTCCTCCGTAGAAGATGAGCCCAGAGAACGCAGGAAGAGGCACAAGTCAGACAGCATCTCCCTGACGTTTGATGACAGCCTGTCATGGTGCGTGATCGGTGGTCTGCGCAGAGAGAGGGTAAACAGCGAGTCTTCAGATACACACAGCAACACTGTGAGTTACATCTGTAAACATGCAGTTCAAACTTCATTTGACAAGATTTCCTGTTTCTAGAGTTGTTAGTACTATCGACAGCAGTGTTTTGACTAATACTTTGTTTGTTCTACAGGATGTAGGTATCTCTCACAGTGATGACAGTGGTGGGAGCGAAGATTCTGACTCTGATTCTGATAACTTTAGCGTGGAGTTTGAAGTGGAGTCCATTGACTCTGATGACTATAGTGAGAAGGATGGGGATTCAGTACCAGGAGACGATGAGGTTTGAAATCAAACTCATCCTGCTTAATGGAAATCAAGCTTAATTCAAGACCACAAACTCACAAAAATCTCTTTTTATGTTTAGGTGTATGAAGTCACAATCTTCGCAGAGAATGAAGATTCATTTGATGAGGATACTGAGATAACTGCGGCAGTATGTAGCATAATACTTTTTTGTTACAGTGGTAGCTTATTTCATAACCCTCTCTGACCCATAGAATTTTATAGTCAGCTTTTgcaactgtacctttaagacctATAAGAGGAATTATCTAATGTAATGATGTGTTTACACAGGACTACTGGAAGTGTGCTAAATGTGACAACCTCAACCCTCCTCTTCCTCGACACTGCAAAAGCTGCTGGAAGGTCCGACCTGGCTGGCTTCCCTCAAAACCCTCCAGCCCTCTCTCAGAAACAGACGAAGGAGTGGACATGCCCGATGGCAAGTTCTCGCATTCTTCAACCCCGGCCAAAGATGAAGCTCCTCCTGCCTGTGGCTCCATGACTGATCAACCCACTTCATCACAGCCATCTACCTCTTCAGGAGGCTGCAGTCAGGAAGAGACCCCTGAGCTGGAGCGTTTTAACAGCTTGGATGCATGCCTGCCCTCCACTTTCCTAGAACCCTGCGTCATCTGTCAGAGTCGCCCTAAGAATGGCTGCATAGTCCACGGAAGGACTGGACACCTCATGGCATGCTACACATGtgccaaaaaactaaaaaatcgCAACAAGCTGTGTCCGGTGTGCCGAGAGCCGATCCAGTCAGTTGTGTTGACGTTCGTGAGCTGAATCTCAGATATACCTCCCGCacattaaagtgtattttaagtTCTATAAATATTCCTTGCGTCGTGAggtaattgtaatgtttttcttattaatTAAAGagtttaatttataattatatgcAGTTTTTCCCATTCATTGATGAGACTATGTGCAGAGACGCGAACTGGCCTGGATTTGAGCAAGCCAtactaaataaaacatcatttgagGGAAGTAAAATCGAACTGTTTCAGAATTCACTGCAGTTATCCACCAgtacaaacatgattttatcagtgtatgaaaaaacaaacagatagAATTTCCTCATGGAGTTAGCACCATTATGTTCAGCTTACACATTATTTCCAACTTAAATAGCAGTCAGCATATAGGGAAATTTGACATAGCCTAcaccatttttttgttgtttgaaaatgaGCAGTGCTTCTACACAACGGAGCTGTCACGCGCACCCAtgacatttataatgatgatctTTCGGCgctatagagggtatgcatagatgtcactttcccacgtgaacgCGCTCCCTTGAGTGGCAAAACTAAGGCAAAATGGCTGTAAAACGGGACTTGAAcacgcaattatttgctgaaactATATGCAGCCGGACTCAACGGTGATCCTTACGACTACCTTATGACTTACAAAGGAATCAGATGTTCTTAGACACTCAAATGTTGTGCGGAATTGCGTTCTataccggaaatattttttttataaactctttatagaaaattgcacttaacatcaaaagacGTTAAACAAATGACAATTTGTTATGGTTTGGAGAAATGTACTGAACGAGGGATAGGCTACACCACCCTTTTAAGAGCGGAAAAtaggattttttaaattaatttttatactttttatttaattttttaataccatttgaaaatacattataaaaaattgaTGTCATgagtgagaaatattttttatttataaaatattttactatatatagaaaaaaataatatacaatagttattattagtgattctctttttttggcaaaaCATGTCACGGTTAATATACATAGTTTGACACAACCGGAACCATAACAACCataccggaaatatttttttaatgaactctTTATTGTCTATAAATTGCATttaacatcaaaatacattaaacaactttcaatagtttattaaaaaaaatatttccggttAGAACGagttgtgtaaaactgcttttttttttaaaactgccgAAAATTGAttcggccggaagtagacgcactttcgcggaTGCGCGGAagaaatcgtgtttccgggacggatcgggtagcgacacgCTAGCTAACCACGTAGTTCTATGATATGCTAGTTGATACGTAAGCGAACTAAAACCGTAAGAACGagtttgtttgatttcactaaCTATAGCCTCATACACATACTAGCATAGCAAGCACTTAATGTAAAATACGTTAATGGTAATTTCTAGTGACAAGTATcgtaatgtaattttgtaagaATTGCAATCAGGCGCTAAAAGAGTATCCAAATAGACGTTCTTTCAGCCAATAGAAAGTCTCGGGGTCCGGGGGAAAGTGACGACACGTGCATACCCGTCTATATGTGAGATCCTTCGTTATTTAGCGCCAAAACTAAAGTACTTCGTTTAACACCATCCACATCACCTAA
Coding sequences within:
- the mdm2 gene encoding E3 ubiquitin-protein ligase Mdm2 isoform X3, whose translation is MATESCLSSSQINKVDNDKLVRPKVQLKSLLEVAGADKDVFTMKEVMFYLGKYIMSKELFDKQQQHIVHCGDDALGAVLGVKSFSVKEPRALFAMISKNLVTVKNPETQSSFSEPRSQSEPDRGPGVNARFLKTPLKDTDPESRSSTSQQQRRRRRSSDPEASSVEDEPRERRKRHKSDSISLTFDDSLSWCVIGGLRRERVNSESSDTHSNTDVGISHSDDSGGSEDSDSDSDNFSVEFEVESIDSDDYSEKDGDSVPGDDEVYEVTIFAENEDSFDEDTEITAADYWKCAKCDNLNPPLPRHCKSCWKVRPGWLPSKPSSPLSETDEGVDMPDGKFSHSSTPAKDEAPPACGSMTDQPTSSQPSTSSGGCSQEETPELERFNSLDACLPSTFLEPCVICQSRPKNGCIVHGRTGHLMACYTCAKKLKNRNKLCPVCREPIQSVVLTFVS
- the mdm2 gene encoding E3 ubiquitin-protein ligase Mdm2 isoform X1 — protein: MRSRHPTVTTRYILCNMATESCLSSSQINKVDNDKLVRPKVQLKSLLEVAGADKDVFTMKEVMFYLGKYIMSKELFDKQQQHIVHCGDDALGAVLGVKSFSVKEPRALFAMISKNLVTVKNPETQSSFSEPRSQSEPDRGPGVNARFLKTPLKDTDPESRSSTSQQQRRRRRSSDPEASSVEDEPRERRKRHKSDSISLTFDDSLSWCVIGGLRRERVNSESSDTHSNTDVGISHSDDSGGSEDSDSDSDNFSVEFEVESIDSDDYSEKDGDSVPGDDEVYEVTIFAENEDSFDEDTEITAADYWKCAKCDNLNPPLPRHCKSCWKVRPGWLPSKPSSPLSETDEGVDMPDGKFSHSSTPAKDEAPPACGSMTDQPTSSQPSTSSGGCSQEETPELERFNSLDACLPSTFLEPCVICQSRPKNGCIVHGRTGHLMACYTCAKKLKNRNKLCPVCREPIQSVVLTFVS
- the mdm2 gene encoding E3 ubiquitin-protein ligase Mdm2 isoform X2, with product MRSRHPTVTTRYILCNMATESCLSSSQINKVDNDKLVRPKVQLKSLLEVAGADKDVFTMKEVMFYLGKYIMSKELFDKQQQHIVHCGDDALGAVLGVKSFSVKEPRALFAMISKNLVTVKNPETQSSFSEPRSQSEPDRGPGDTDPESRSSTSQQQRRRRRSSDPEASSVEDEPRERRKRHKSDSISLTFDDSLSWCVIGGLRRERVNSESSDTHSNTDVGISHSDDSGGSEDSDSDSDNFSVEFEVESIDSDDYSEKDGDSVPGDDEVYEVTIFAENEDSFDEDTEITAADYWKCAKCDNLNPPLPRHCKSCWKVRPGWLPSKPSSPLSETDEGVDMPDGKFSHSSTPAKDEAPPACGSMTDQPTSSQPSTSSGGCSQEETPELERFNSLDACLPSTFLEPCVICQSRPKNGCIVHGRTGHLMACYTCAKKLKNRNKLCPVCREPIQSVVLTFVS